One window of Phycodurus eques isolate BA_2022a chromosome 8, UOR_Pequ_1.1, whole genome shotgun sequence genomic DNA carries:
- the si:dkey-86e18.1 gene encoding uncharacterized protein si:dkey-86e18.1 has protein sequence MARNEEKQQGRLNRLWLQKEREEGRLKDVQERRPKLCTLNSSSSVKKWIPSIKNEIEYYLQQSQLAHYPERKIAEFHQKLEALEREYKSFVTKLRMLDPTCKHKPWTPRAYCKRRAVAQESTSVVKKSKTSTAAFSHLESSFPGSIAATEVATRDQDQPLAFDRTRLAVAAAAFRGASDHQGVSETQSLARVLHRSLPNLGNVAAEGSSVITQKEATDESGAAGKSSSAHVLGLDCYSSSGEDSDT, from the exons ATGGCTCGAAATGAAGAGAAGCAACAAGGACGCTTAAACAGACTTTGGctacagaaagagagagaag AGGGTCGACTAAAAGATGTCCAGGAGCGAAGACCCAAGCTG TGTACACTTAACTCGTCTTCCTCTGTGAAAAAGTGGATCCCCAGCATCAAGAATGAAATCGAGTATTATTTGCAG CAATCCCAACTTGCACATTACCCCGAGAGGAAGATCGCAGAGTTCCATCAGAAGTTGGAGGCCTTGGAACGGGAGTACAAAAGCTTCGTGACCAAGCTACGAATGCTTGACCCGACCTGCAAGCACAAGCCCTGGACCCCCAGAGCTTATTGTAAAAGGAGAGCAGTGGCCCAAGAGTCTACCAGCGTTG TCAAGAAGTCAAAAACCTCAACGGCAGCGTTCAGCCATTTGGAGAGCAGTTTTCCAGGTTCCATCGCGGCCACAGAGGTGGCCACCAGAGACCAGGACCAGCCCCTCGCCTTCGACCGCACGCGCTTGGCGGTGGCCGCCGCGGCGTTCAGAGGAGCGTCAGATCACCAGGGCGTCTCTGAAACGCAGAGCCTAGCGAGGGTGCTTCACCGTTCCTTGCCCAACCTGGGTAACGTGGCGGCAGAGGGGAGTTCTGTCATCACACAGAAAGAAGCCACGGATGAGTCGGGGGCAGCTGGGAAATCCTCTTCGGCTCATGTGCTCGGGCTCGACTGTTACTCCTCTTCTGGGGAGGATTCAGACACGTGA